The Bradysia coprophila strain Holo2 unplaced genomic scaffold, BU_Bcop_v1 contig_732, whole genome shotgun sequence genome has a window encoding:
- the LOC119084165 gene encoding ATP-binding cassette sub-family A member 3-like encodes MAATAWDKFLLLSWKNWIIQIRHPIQTIFEVLLPIFVCALLIVIRGLVDIKEFDEAKRYEPVSAVNIPDSTWFNGDVNHQLFYSPTNPVLERIVGNVSEKLGFTSPVVGLPNSLELLNAAQTRQPFASVEFEDGLQSIDQLPFIINYALRFPAELRQNTTVANGFFTNWATNLKLGSDFTIGPRNKDDNDGGEPPGYIPQGFIALQNLIERQIIQEVTPGDIPDVTIQRFPYPPYIEDIIGFVLEFAFPFLFLIAFLYNCINNIKYITVEKELQLKETMKIMGLPSYMHWIAWFTKCMLFQVVIITVLTVMFKIQLTKGLAVFTHSNWLIVWIFFFLYSVAAVTYSFMFSTFFNKANIASIVGAIMWFVLLLPYNLIGQNKDAALSAKLASSLLCNSGMGFGFAVMSQYETAGVGIQWHNLFSTVSPDNNLTLGAVMVMFILASAIQMLIALYVEKIKPGEFGVPEKFYFPFTAKFWTGKVNAAPIDLDSLHKDNSEFEAEPHGQVAGIQVRGLRKVYARKVAVNNLTLNMYEDQITVLLGHNGAGKSTTMSMLTGLYQPTSGTAYIKGSDIRTDMNAIRSSLGMCPQHNVLFNELTVKEHIVFFSKLKGMKKQADVDEQIRKYVNLLELTPKLNAQSKTLSGGMKRKLSVGIALCGSSKIVLCDEPTSGMDPAARRALWDVLIQEKKGRTILLTTHFMDEADVLGDRIAIMADGDLKTVGSSFFLKKKFGVGYRLVCVKAADCDPSKVTSLLASHIPGIAVETNVGSELTYVLKEEFVSQFRTIFADLETKSAQLNLTSFGVSLTTMEEVFLKVGTDTNPISESPEPELNGDCDNNGHDDGNGFHSTIELTKDESRLVTGFQLQWSQIRAMVTKKVLYSIRNYILLLLQFVIPALFIVITMLTEQMNTGDKDLPELPISFGEYLQTVTTVARGTLASGSLIESISTNYENIINGLPSVHSLHVTSDDFQDGILAQYQNSLSDTNLKFMVGVTFNGTAIEAWFNNQAYHTAPLAINTINNAILKSVSGNATRAINLVNKPLPYTQDSKMAQLYIGNNSGFNVAFNIGFAMAFVTAMYVVFYIKERVSRAKLLQFVSGVNKIIFWFTAFVVDYVIFVLISVILIAVLAAYQQDAFSTAEELGRNFAILVLFGFAAFPFTYICSFMFDIPSTGLVRLSIGYIVSGVFTYMAFFILNNETLGLQYIAEPLGWLFLIFPHYSLARGINNLYMKQSTINICNTQCDYFPQCSLVGVAGLCDSVLIDCSGNIIDPTLKLICDVKKSCCEQNFFDFSESGVGVQLVALFVIGVVSFVILFVIEFRWLQNLYFKLRAINRRKDIPESEDGTVDSDVMNEKNKIRSITAYADSSNNLIVKDFTKFYGNILAVNQICVGVKKSECFGLLGVNGAGKTSMFKMLTGDETITSGEAWVEGISIKSDMNKVHQRIGYCPQFDALFDDLTGRETLRIFALLRGIPTDEIDEISTRLAMELAFTKHLDKRISAYSGGNKRKLSTALSLIGNPSIIYLDEPTSGMDVGARRQLWNMVIKAMKSGKSIVLTSHSMEECEVLCTRLAIMVNGEFKCLGSTQHLKNKFSEGFFLTIKIKRETSTINPSEQQIDEVKDFVNSNFTNAILKEQYMDMLTYHIPTANIQWSDMFGMMEDAKDRLSISDYSLGQTSLEQVFLFFTKYQRISD; translated from the exons ATGGCAGCAACAGCCTGGGACAAGTTTTTGCTATTGTCTTGGAAAAATTGGATCATTCAGATTCGTCATCCAATCCAGACGATTTTCGAAGTTTTACTACCTATTTTCGTTTGCGCTTTGCTCATCGTTATCAGAGGTTTAGTCGATATTAAGGAATTCGACGAAGCCAAGCGATACGAACCGGTATCGGCGGTCAACATTCCGGATTCGACATGGTTCAATGGTGATGTGAACCATCAACTATTTTATTCTCCGACGAATCCGGTACTGGAACGGATCGTTGGCAATGTGTCGGAGAAACTCGGTTTCACGTCGCCCGTCGTTGGATTACCCAATTCTTTGGAGTTACTGAATGCGGCTCAGACTAGGCAGCCGTTTGCAAGTGTAGAATTTGAGGATGGATTGCAG TCAATCGACCAATTACCATTCATCATCAATTACGCATTGCGATTTCCTGCTGAATTAAGGCAAAACACAACAGTTGCTAAtggttttttcactaattggGCCACGAATTTGAAACTCGGCAGCGATTTTACCATTGGACCACGTAATAAAGACGACAACGATGGCGGTGAGCCTCCCGGCTATATTCCC CAAGGCTTCATTGCTCTACAAAATCTAATCGAACGGCAAATTATCCAAGAGGTGACACCCGGTGATATTCCAGATGTTACCATTCAACGTTTTCCGTATCCGCCCTATATCGAAGACATCATCGGTTTCGTTTTGGAGTTTGCATTTCCGTTTCTGTTTTTAATCGCTTTCCTTTACAACTGCATCAACAATATCAAGTACATTACGGTCGAAAAGGAGTTGCAATTGAaagaaacaatgaaaattatgggACTACCCTCTTATATGCACTGGATAGCTTG GTTCACCAAGTGCATGTTGTTCCAAGTGGTCATCATTACCGTACTGACCGTCatgttcaaaattcaattgacgAAAGGACTGGCAGTGTTTACTCACTCAAATTGGCTGATTGTTTGGATATTCTTTTTCCTATATTCCGTGGCAGCAGTCACCTACAGTTTTATGTTCTCCACTTTCTTTAACAAGGCAAACATAGCAAGTATTGTCGGAGCGATTATGTGGTTTGTGCTGCTTCTTCCATACAACTTAATCGGTCAAAACAAGGACGCTGCACTCAGTGCAAAATTAGCTTCTTCATTGCTATGCAATTCCGGTATGGGATTCGGATTCGCCGTCATGAGCCAGTACGAAACTGCTGGCGTTGGCATTCAATGGCACAATCTCTTTTCAACCGTTTCTCCCGATAACAATCTTACGCTGGGAGCGGTTATGGTCATGTTTATTTTGGCATCAGCAATCCAAATGCTAATCGCTCTATACGTGGAAAAGATTAAGCCAGGCGAGTTCGGAGTGCCGGAGAAATTCTACTTTCCATTCACAGCGAAATTTTGGACCGGTAAAGTAAACGCTGCCCCCATCGATCTGGATTCGTTGCATAAAGATAATTCCGAGTTTGAAGCGGAACCGCACGGACAAGTCGCAGGGATTCAAGTGCGAGGATTGCGGAAAGTCTACGCCAGAAAAGTTGCCGTTAATAACCTGACATTGAACATGTATGAAGATCAAATAACTGTGCTCCTTGGTCACAATGGTGCTGGTAAGAGTACGACAATGTCGATGCTCACCGGCCTGTATCAACCCACTTCCGGAACAGCTTACATCAAAGGAAGCGACATCCGAACTGACATGAATGCAATACGAAGCTCGCTTGGAATGTGTCCACAGCACAATGTTCTATTTAACGAACTGACGGTGAAAGAGCACATTGTATTTTTCAGCAAGTTGAAGGGAATGAAAAAGCAGGCTGATGTGGACGAACAAATTCGAAAGTATGTAAATCTGTTGGAGTTGACGCCGAAATTGAATGCACAGAG TAAAACTTTATCCGGAGGAATGAAGAGGAAACTCTCTGTGGGTATTGCTTTGTGCGGttcatcgaaaattgttttgtgcGACGAGCCGA CTAGTGGCATGGACCCTGCAGCTAGGCGAGCGCTTTGGGACGTTCTAATTCAAGAAAAGAAAGGTCGAACCATTCTGTTGACCACTCACTTCATGGACGAGGCAGATGTACTCGGCGATCGTATCGCTATAATGGCCGATGGGGATTTGAAAACCGTTGGCTCGTCGTTTTTCTTGAAGAAGAAGTTCGGAGTCGGTTATCGGCTTGTTTGCGTTAAAGCCGCTGATTGTGATCCAAGTAAAGTCACCAGCCTTTTGGCGAGTCACATTCCGGGAATAGCCGTTGAAACCAACGTTGGATCTGAACTAACGTATGTGTTGAAGGAGGAGTTCGTAAGCCaatttcgaacaatttttgcTGATCTTGAAACGAAATCGGCTCAGCTGAATCTTACTAGTTTCGGTGTTTCGCTTACCACAATGGAGGAAGtgtttttaaa AGTGGGAACGGATACGAACCCTATATCAGAGTCTCCGGAACCAGAATTGAATGGAGATTGTGATAACAATGGACATgatgatggaaatggtttCCATTCAACCATTGAGT tgaCAAAGGACGAGTCAAGGCTCGTTACCGGATTCCAACTGCAATGGAGTCAAATCAGGGCCATGGTCACCAAAAAAGTTCTCTACTCCATTCGAAATTACATTCTACTGCTGCTGCAATTTGTCATCCCGGCACTATTTATCGTCATCACAATGTTAACGGAACAGATGAACACCGGCGACAAAGATTTGCCGGAGTTACCAATTTCGTTCGGCGAATATTTGCAGACGGTTACGACAGTGGCACGCGGAACACTGGCTAGTGGATCATTGATCGAAAGTATCTCTACGAATTACGAGAACATCATCAACGGACTGCCAAGTGTTCACTCGCTGCACGTTACGAGCGATGACTTCCAGGACGGCATTCTGGCACAATACCAAAATTCGTTGTCCGACACTAACTTAAAGTTTATGGTCGGTGTGACCTTCAATGGTACAGCAATTGAGGCATGGTTCAACAATCAAGCTTACCACACGGCACCGCTAGCTATCAACACCATAAACAATGCGATTTTGAA GAGTGTATCAGGAAATGCAACCAGGGCTATCAATCTGGTAAACAAGCCGTTGCCATATACTCAAGATTCAAAAATGGCTCAGTTGTACATTGGAAACAATTCAGGATTTAATGTTGCCTTCAACATCGGTTTCGCGATGGCTTTCGTGACTGCGATGTACGTCGTGTTTTACATCAAAGAACGTGTTAGTCGGGCGAAGCTACTGCAATTCGTTAGTGGAGTGAACAAAATTATCTTCTGGTTTACTGCTTTCGTCGTCGACTATGTGATATTCGTTCTCATTTCCGTGATTTTAATTGCCGTATTGGCAGCATACCAACAGGATGCGTTCAGCACAGCCGAAGAGTTGGGCAGGAACTTTGCCATTTTGGTTCTGTTCGGATTTGCTGCTTTTCCGTTCACTTACATTTGCTCATTCATGTTTGAT ATTCCGTCAACTGGACTCGTTCGACTCTCCATCGGCTACATTGTTTCCGGCGTTTTCACCTACATGGCATTTTTCATACTCAACAACGAAACATTGGGACTTCAATACATCGCCGAACCCCTCGGCTGGCTGTTCCTAATCTTTCCGCATTATTCACTGGCTCGAGGAATCAACAATTTGTACATGAAACAATCTACCATCAACATTTGCAACACACAATGCGACTACTTTCCGCAGTGCAGTCTTGTCGGTGTGGCCGGTCTCTGCgacagtgttcttattgattGTAGCGGCAACATAATCGATCCGActttgaaattgatttgcgATGTGAAGAAGTCGTGTTGCGAACAgaactttttcgattttagtgAGAGTGGTGTCGGTGTGCAGCTGGTGGCACTATTCGTTATCGGTGTCGTCAGCTTTGTCATATTATTTGTCATCGAATTCCGATGGCTGCAGAATTTGTATTTCAAATTGAGAGCCATCAATCG TCGCAAGGATATACCGGAGTCAGAAGACGGCACTGTTGACTCCGACGTGATGAATGAAAAGAATAAAATCCGGTCGATCACTGCATATGCTGATAGCAGTAACAATCTCattgtaaaagattttacaaaattctacGGGAACATACTGGCCGTGAATCAGATTTGCGTCGGCGTTAAAAa ATCCGAATGCTTTGGTCTGCTCGGAGTGAATGGTGCTGGGAAGACGTCCATGTTCAAGATGTTAACTGGTGATGAAACCATAACATCCGGCGAAGCTTGGGTTGAGGGCATCAGCATCAAATCGGACATGAACAAAGTACACCAGAGAATCGGTTATTGTCCGCAATTCGATGCTTTGTTCGATGATTTGACTGGCCGGGAAACGTTGCGAATTTTCGCTCTCTTGCGAGGCATTCCGACAGACGAAATCGATGAGATTTCGACGCGACTGGCCATGGAATTGGCTTTCACCAAACATCTGGACAAACGCATTTCGGCGTACAGTGGCGGAAACAAGCGTAAACTTAGCACAGCTTTG TCTTTGATAGGAAATCCGAGTATCATTTATTTGGACGAGCCTACCAGCGGAAtg GATGTTGGCGCCCGTCGTCAATTGTGGAACATGGTCATCAAAGCCATGAAGTCTGGCAAATCGATTGTACTGACATCACACAGCATGGAAGAGTGTGAAGTCTTGTGTACCCGTCTg GCGATCATGGTAAATGGTGAATTTAAGTGTCTGGGCAGCACTCAGCATTTAAAGAACAAATTTTCGGAAGGATTCTTCCTAACCATTAAAATCAAGCGTGAAACTTCCACCATCAATCCTTCGGAGCAGCAAATTGATGAAGTTAAAGATTTTGTCAATTCCAATTTTACCAATGCCATTTTGAA GGAACAGTACATGGACATGCTGACTTATCACATTCCAACCGCTAACATTCAATGGTCAGATATGTTTGGAATGATGGAAGATGCCAAAGATAGATTGTCGATTTCGGATTATTCGTTGGGTCAGACATCATTGGAGcaagtttttctgtttttcacaaaataccAGCGAATAAGCGACTGa
- the LOC119084144 gene encoding cilia- and flagella-associated protein 45-like, which translates to MRRSKTASASSRNTAKNFVKEGSTYKVNKQPDKQILPGTYSMHPPSKCEKTINGRSIHLKREKCSDRNELLKIISQENVRDLLVPLPPVAHPSIFPAKEIHRMKTEGNEYSEKERLARVREYEVNKKRLEEECERRKMLMKEMDKMKEEKRKCASDIPESESIRGKILDRAFLAQHEQTEEIQRANRLILATKCHVIRDAQIAEKYEIEREIREEDNRLDKMMLEERDKALKLVDINEMKQKIHNAKVAEELKVQLHQRELAKLLEAERIEEEAKKITKAIIATNKQKQKIKEELEKFKELSEYLKNVAFEEQRIADMKSQEYMRAKQARDKAVLRERQLKLEQQQREADALLKLQTQMLDTKNEREEMNLRRNQEEKEREFRRREKEAAIKRKALEKELERVRAAQLKELEKAKAIELTRDKMEFDIALEKLKFEEAKEKEKREKSLKEQEKYRIEITNQMKQKQIEKKEKQRRERIEFINEQEKERERVKNIQTIIKAKINGMREAKIPEKFVKGCERQLQSTT; encoded by the exons ATGAGACGATCAAAAACTGCATCAGCTTCATCTCGAAACACCgcgaaaaatttcgtcaaggAAGGTTCTACCTACAAAGTAAATAAGCAACCGGATAAGCAGATTCTTCCAGGCACTTATTCAATGCATCC ACCatcaaaatgtgaaaaaacaATCAATGGCCGTTCCATTCATCTGAAGCGTGAAAAATGTTCCGATCGAAATGAATTGCTGAAAATTATATCGCAAGAAAATGTCAGAGATCTTTTGGTTCCGCTTCCGCCAGTAGCACATCCGAGCATATTTCCGGCTAAAGAAATACATCGAATGAAAACAGAGGGCAACGAATATTCGGAAAAAGAGAGACTGGCCAGAGTGAGGGAATATGAAGTCAACAAAAAGCGATTGGAAGAAGAGTGTGAACGGAGGAAAATGTTGATGAAAGAAATGGATAAAATGAAAGAGGAGAAGCGAAAATGTGCCAGTGACATACCAGAGAGTGAGAGCATACGTGGGAAAATTTTGGATCGAGCATTTCTAGCACAACATGAACAG ACCGAAGAAATACAGAGAGCGAACCGCTTGATATTGGCGACAAAATGTCACGTGATACGGGATGCTCAAATAGCCGAAAAATAT GAAATCGAAAGGGAAATTCGCGAAGAAGATAATCGCTTAGACAAAATGATGCTGGAAGAACGAGACAAAGCGCTGAAATTAGTCGATATCAATGAAATGAAGCAAAAGATTCACAATGCTAAAGTCGCTGAAGAGCTGAAGGTGCAATTACATCAACGGGAGCTGGCCAAATTGTTGGAAGCTGAACGCATCGAAGAAGAAGCGAAAAAGATAACAAAGGCAATAATTGCAACAAAT AAACAGAAACAGAAGATCAAAGAGGAATTAGAAAAGTTTAAGGAATTGAGcgaatatttaaaaaacgttGCCTTCGAGGAGCAACGCATTGCCGACATGAAATCTCAGGAATACATGCGTGCAAAGCAGGCGCGAGACAAGGCAGTTTTGCGTGAAAGACAATTGAAATTGGAGCAACAGCAACGGGAAGCCGATGCATTGCTGAAGTTGCAAACGCAAATGCTCGATACGAAAAACGAACGGGAAGAAATGAATCTTCGACGGAATCAAGAAGAAAAGGAACGCGAATTTCGACGTAGAGAAAAGGAAGCGGCAATCAAACGGAAAGCATTGGAAAAGGAGCTGGAACGTGTCCGGGCTGCCCAGCTCAAAGAACTCGAGAAAGCGAAAGCTATTGAACTGACCAGAGACAAAATGGAATTCGACATTGCACTGGAGAAACTGAAATTTGAGGAAGCGAAGGAAAAGGAAAAACGAGAAAAGAGTCTGAAGGAACAGGAAAAATATCGGATCG aaATTACCAACCAAATGAAACAGAagcaaattgaaaaaaaagagaagcaACGACGAGAACGCATTGAGTTTATAAACGAACAGGAAAAGGAAAGGGAACGtgtgaaaaatattcagaCGATTATCAAAGCTAAGATCAACGGAATGAGAGAAGCCaaaattcccgaaaaatttgtgaaaggttGCGAGAGACAATTACAGTCAACCACTTGA
- the LOC119084465 gene encoding proton-coupled folate transporter isoform X2, translating into MSDNQLPPKVIHEKWYKKVTVEPTMFLYMLAFMLTSVVEQAFFLDKACRVNHNYTQEICDGISTNVDLKKEVQITVSNFHQWNNIAGHVVPIILALFLGSWSDRRGRKLPLLLGLFGKLIYSVMVMVNASQDTWPVEYIIYTASIPGAITGADVAIFAAAFAYISDVSTVENRTIRVTILDVCYLSTMPIGVALGSYLFSNVVNHSYIIMFAINASCLVAAILYSMFQLKWKTSDKQRSITEVGCCGMLPDFFDKEHVIQSVKTMTKRRPMNRRAYLWMFMIAMLFYTFQRDEKPMTYLYTQFKFNWDTKTYSDFKTFQSSAYVIVMLTGIPLMSKVLGFRDTTIAMVGATAHMVARVFFCVANSPAIFYVGGAISGLGPVVGPVIRSMTSKVVPLNERGKVFALLACCDNAVPFLSGVLYTQVYNATLGEQPGIFYLTIATQMAVFVLILIVHLTARGRPLEVPEVDSTGKKLITDSGSSSPAVATEEKAKI; encoded by the exons ATGAGTGATAACCAA TTGCCGCCAAAAGTAATTCACGAAAAATGGTACAAAAAAGTAACAGTGGAGCCGACCATGTTCCTGTACATGTTGGCCTTCATGTTGACGTCTGTGGTGGAGCAGGCTTTTTTTCTGGACAAAGCTTGCAGGGTGAACCATAATTACACACAAGAAATATGCGACGGTATATCGACCAACGTTGATCTAAAGAAAGAAGTGCAG ATAACTGTGTCGAATTTCCATCAATGGAATAACATCGCAGGTCATGTGGTGCCGATTATTTTAGCACTGTTCCTCGGATCTTGGTCTGATCGTAGGGGTAGAAAACTTCCATTACTACTCGGACTATTCGGTAAACTCATCTATTCCGTAATGGTAATGGTTAATGCAAGTCAAG ATACCTGGCCAGTTGAATACATCATCTATACAGCATCGATTCCTGGCGCTATCACCGGTGCGGATGTGGCAATTTTTGCCGCTGCATTTGCTTATATATCCGACGTATCGACCGTGGAAAACCGAACGATACGTGTCACGATATTGGATGTGTGTTATCTGAGTACGATGCCGATCGGAGTCGCGTTGGGTTCCTACTTATTCAGCAATGTCGTCAATCATTCGTACATTATTATGTTTGCGATCAACGCGTCCTGTTTGGTTGCAgcaattttgtattcaatgTTTCAGTTGAAG TGGAAAACCAGCGACAAGCAACGTTCGATCACAGAGGTGGGCTGCTGTGGCATGCTGCCCGACTTTTTCGACAAGGAGCATGTCATACAGTCGGTGAAAACGATGACAAAACGGCGACCAATGAATCGACGCGCATATTTATGGATGTTCATGATAGCGATGCTGTTCTATACATTCCAGCGGGACGAGAAACCAATGACCTATCTGTACACTCAGTTCAAATTCAATTGGGATACGAAAACGTACAGCGACTTCAAAACGTTTCAGTCATCGGCTTATGTGATCGTTATGCTGACGGGAATACCGTTGATGAGTAAAGTGCTGGGATTCAGAGACACG ACTATAGCAATGGTAGGCGCTACAGCTCACATGGTAGCAAGGGTATTCTTTTGTGTCGCCAACAGTCCAGCGATATTTTACGTTGGAGGCGCTATATCCGGACTAGGACCGGTGGTTGGTCCAGTCATCAGATCAATGACATCGAAGGTGGTGCCGCTGAACGAACGTGGTAAAGTGTTCGCCTTACTAGCTTGCTGCGACAATGCAGTGCCATTTCTCAGTGGTGTACTTTACACGCAA GTGTACAATGCAACGTTGGGTGAACAGCCGGGCATATTTTACTTAACCATTGCAACCCAAATGGCCGTCTTTGTGCTAATACT CATTGTACACTTAACGGCTCGCGGACGACCACTCGAAGTACCAGAAGTCGATTCAACCGGGAAGAAATTGATTACCGACAGTGGTTCGAGTTCGCCTGCGGTCGCTACTGAGGAAAAAGCGAAAATCTAA
- the LOC119084465 gene encoding proton-coupled folate transporter isoform X1, which yields MSDNQLPPKVIHEKWYKKVTVEPTMFLYMLAFMLTSVVEQAFFLDKACRVNHNYTQEICDGISTNVDLKKEVQITVSNFHQWNNIAGHVVPIILALFLGSWSDRRGRKLPLLLGLFGKLIYSVMVMVNASQDTWPVEYIIYTASIPGAITGADVAIFAAAFAYISDVSTVENRTIRVTILDVCYLSTMPIGVALGSYLFSNVVNHSYIIMFAINASCLVAAILYSMFQLKWKTSDKQRSITEVGCCGMLPDFFDKEHVIQSVKTMTKRRPMNRRAYLWMFMIAMLFYTFQRDEKPMTYLYTQFKFNWDTKTYSDFKTFQSSAYVIVMLTGIPLMSKVLGFRDTAIAMVGATSHIIARTFFGLAETPVGFYIGGAVSSLGCVALPIIKSMISKMVEASEKGKVFAWVSVFSNSVQFFSGVIYSRIYILTIGGTAGIFWFTLFTQIVVFLLMVGYEIGEKYFRFEDEPKCEDEIISARSEPLVEYIEGTETIQSLLDKNEKI from the exons ATGAGTGATAACCAA TTGCCGCCAAAAGTAATTCACGAAAAATGGTACAAAAAAGTAACAGTGGAGCCGACCATGTTCCTGTACATGTTGGCCTTCATGTTGACGTCTGTGGTGGAGCAGGCTTTTTTTCTGGACAAAGCTTGCAGGGTGAACCATAATTACACACAAGAAATATGCGACGGTATATCGACCAACGTTGATCTAAAGAAAGAAGTGCAG ATAACTGTGTCGAATTTCCATCAATGGAATAACATCGCAGGTCATGTGGTGCCGATTATTTTAGCACTGTTCCTCGGATCTTGGTCTGATCGTAGGGGTAGAAAACTTCCATTACTACTCGGACTATTCGGTAAACTCATCTATTCCGTAATGGTAATGGTTAATGCAAGTCAAG ATACCTGGCCAGTTGAATACATCATCTATACAGCATCGATTCCTGGCGCTATCACCGGTGCGGATGTGGCAATTTTTGCCGCTGCATTTGCTTATATATCCGACGTATCGACCGTGGAAAACCGAACGATACGTGTCACGATATTGGATGTGTGTTATCTGAGTACGATGCCGATCGGAGTCGCGTTGGGTTCCTACTTATTCAGCAATGTCGTCAATCATTCGTACATTATTATGTTTGCGATCAACGCGTCCTGTTTGGTTGCAgcaattttgtattcaatgTTTCAGTTGAAG TGGAAAACCAGCGACAAGCAACGTTCGATCACAGAGGTGGGCTGCTGTGGCATGCTGCCCGACTTTTTCGACAAGGAGCATGTCATACAGTCGGTGAAAACGATGACAAAACGGCGACCAATGAATCGACGCGCATATTTATGGATGTTCATGATAGCGATGCTGTTCTATACATTCCAGCGGGACGAGAAACCAATGACCTATCTGTACACTCAGTTCAAATTCAATTGGGATACGAAAACGTACAGCGACTTCAAAACGTTTCAGTCATCGGCTTATGTGATCGTTATGCTGACGGGAATACCGTTGATGAGTAAAGTGCTGGGATTCAGAGACACG GCCATCGCAATGGTTGGGGCCACATCACACATCATTGCCCGAACGTTTTTCGGTTTGGCTGAAACACCCGTTGGATTCTATATCGGCGGTGCAGTGTCCAGTCTTGGCTGTGTCGCGTTACCTATTATCAAATCGATGATCTCGAAAATGGTGGAAGCGTCAGAAAAGGGGAAAGTGTTTGCCTGGGTGTCAGTGTTCTCGAATTCGGTGCAGTTCTTTAGTGGAGTTATTTATTCTCGG ATTTACATATTGACCATCGGCGGAACGGCTGGAATCTTTTGGTTCACCTTATTCACTCAGATTGTGGTGTTTCTGCTGATGGT AGGATACGAAATCGGAGAAAAATACTTCAGATTTGAAGATGAGCCGAAGTGTGAGGATGAAATAATCTCAGCTCGAAGCGAACCCCTTGTCGAATACATTGAAGGAACAGAAACCATCCAAAGTTTATTggataaaaatgagaaaatataa
- the LOC119084125 gene encoding 7,8-dihydro-8-oxoguanine triphosphatase-like: MENKQKKLFTLVFVFDDDKQRLLLGLKKRGFGLGKYNGFGGKVEANESIVDAAARELNEECGLSVRDSNALTFAGINYFDFIGHPVVFEVHVFKIRFSDVNGTVTESNEMRPQWYRYDEIPFDQMWPDDRYWFPSLFKTDVKFTGRYLFESIESDVLVEENLVEERNDTTVLKRKNTNVECISVKYNN, from the coding sequence atggaaaataaacaaaagaaattgttcACCTTAGTCTTTGTATTCGATGACGATAAGCAACGTCTGCTGCTCGGATTGAAGAAACGAGGATTCGGATTGGGAAAATATAATGGTTTCGGTGGCAAGGTCGAAGCAAACGAATCGATCGTTGACGCTGCAGCACGCGAACTGAATGAAGAGTGTGGACTTAGTGTGCGTGACAGTAATGCACTTACATTCGCTGGCATCAATTATTTCGATTTCATTGGTCATCCAGTCGTGTTCGAGGTTcacgttttcaaaattcgtttcTCAGATGTGAACGGTACCGTCACTGAATCGAATGAAATGAGACCGCAATGGTACAGGTATGACGAAATTCCATTCGATCAAATGTGGCCGGATGACAGATACTGGTTTCCGTCGCTGTTCAAAACGGACGTCAAGTTTACCGGTCGTTATTTATTTGAATCAATTGAGAGTGATGTTCtcgttgaagaaaatttggtGGAAGAGAGAAACGATACAACTGTTTTAAAGAGAAAGAATACAAATGTTGAATGTATCTCTGTAAAGTACAATAATTAA